From Triticum aestivum cultivar Chinese Spring chromosome 4A, IWGSC CS RefSeq v2.1, whole genome shotgun sequence, a single genomic window includes:
- the LOC123083559 gene encoding probable LRR receptor-like serine/threonine-protein kinase At3g47570, translating into MPLTIANLSTKLDWITIGRNKITGTIPAGLGKYKKLTKFNIANSLFTGTLPLDICQIPSLQYLDLSHNRFYGKIPQSLGNITQLNNLSLSNNFLDGIIPSSIGNLTKLISLDLSGNSLRGEIPYEILSITSPTLLLNLSSNALSGSIPTHIGKLNNLVTIDLSMNKLSSEIPDALGSCVQLNFLYLQGNLLHGQIPKDFSSIRGLVKLDLSNNNLVGPIPEFLQSYELLTYLNLSFNNLSGPVPNTWIFCNSTLMLLPGNSMLCGRPPSLKLSSCPYIRSNQASQHRRRVILFCMVGTLVLSMCSLTACYLMKPRIKPNIFDQETRFHHERISYAEIDAAMESFSPENFIGSGSSGNVYVGTLNLDESLYTVAIKVLNLGKRGANRSFLRECEALRKIRHRKLVKVITVCSSLDHNGDEFKALVLEFICNGNLDEWLHPNSMTNNRNFRRLSLMERLCIALDVAKALEYLHHQIEPSIVHCDIKPCNILLDDDFVAHVTDFDLAKIMHTEECEHGGGGTASSSFVIKGTIGYVAPEYGSGSEPSTEGDIYSYGVLLLKIFTGRRPTDNFIDGVISLVKYVRVAYPDKLLNILDASATYSGDMQRTVDMFLYPVFKLGLACCEDSPRHRMKINDVVKELNTIKRACEAHMAVHEF; encoded by the exons ATGCCACTTACCATTGCTAatctatctacaaagctcgactggaTTACAATAGGTAGAAACAAAATAACTGGGACCATACCTGCAGGGCTAGGAAAGTATAAAAAACTTACAAAGTTTAACATCGCAAATAGCCTTTTCACAGGCACCTTGCCTCTAGATATTTGCCAGATTCCTAGCCTACAGTATCTCGATCTATCCCATAATAGATTCTATGGGAAGATTCCACAATCATTAGGCAATATCACGCAATTGAACAACCTCTCTCTTTCTAATAACTTTCTGGACGGCATCATTCCATCGAGCATTGGAAATCTCACAAAACTTATATCTCTGGATCTTTCCGGTAACTCATTGAGGGGGGAAATCCCATATGAGATACTTAGTATTACCTCTCCGACCTTACTTCTCAACCTCTCCAGCAATGCTCTTAGTGGCTCCATTCCAACACATATAGGAAAGTTGAACAACCTTGTTACAATCGACTTATCAATGAACAAGCTCTCTAGTGAAATCCCAGATGCTCTCGGCAGTTGCGTCCAACTGAATTTCCTTTATTTGCAAGGAAATCTTTTGCATGGGCAAATACCAAAAGATTTTTCTTCTATAAGAGGCCTTGTAAAGTTGGATCTTTCCAACAATAATTTAGTAGGACCCATACCTGAGTTCCTCCAGAGTTATGAGCTGCTAACGTATCTAAACCTCTCTTTCAACAACCTATCTGGTCCTGTGCCAAATACATGGATCTTCTGCAATTCCACTTTAATGTTGCTCCCTGGTAATAGCATGCTATGCGGACGTCCCCCATCACTGAAACTGTCTTCATGTCCATATATACGTTCTAACCAGGCTTCACAGCATCGACGTCGGGTCATACTCTTTTGCATGGTTGGAACTTTGGTCTTATCCATGTGCTCCCTAACTGCATGCTACTTGATGAAGCCAAGAATCAAACCAAACATTTTTGATCAAGAAACCAGATTTCACCATGAGAGGATATCCTATGCTGAGATAGATGCAGCAATGGAATCATTCTCACCGGAAAATTTCATTGGTTCTGGAAGTTCTGGCAATGTGTACGTTGGAACTCTAAATCTTGATGAGAGTTTATATACTGTAGCAATCAAGGTTCTCAATCTTGGCAAACGAGGAGCTAATAGAAGCTTCTTGAGAGAGTGTGAGGCCCTAAGGAAGATTCGACACCGGAAACTTGTCAAAGTGATCACTGTGTGTAGCAGTTTGGACCATAATGGTGATGAGTTCAAGGCACTTGTCTTAGAGTTTATCTGCAACGGAAATTTAGATGAGTGGCTGCATCCAAACTCCATGACTAACAACAGGAACTTTAGAAGGCTAAGTTTGATGGAAAGGCTATGCATTGCTCTTGATGTTGCTAAGGCATTAGAATATCTTCACCATCAAATTGAGCCATCCATAGTTCACTGTGATATCAAACCATGCAACATCCTTCTAGATGATGACTTTGTTGCGCACGTCACCGACTTTGATCTGGCAAAGATAATGCATACTGAAGAATGTGAGCATGGTGGTGGTGGAACTGCAAGCAGCTCATTTGTGATTAAAGGCACAATTGGATACGTCGCACCAG AGTATGGCTCGGGATCTGAACCCTCCACAGAAGGTGACATATATAGCTACGGGGTGTTGCTATTAAAAATATTTACTGGAAGGAGGCCAACCGACAATTTCATAGATGGTGTGATAAGCCTTGTCAAATATGTCAGGGTGGCCTATCCTGATAAGCTACTGAATATATTGGATGCGAGTGCAACCTACAGCGGAGACATGCAGCGTACTGTAGATATGTTCTTGTATCCTGTGTTTAAGCTTGGCCTAGCTTGCTGCGAGGATTCCCCAAGGCACAGAATGAAGATAAACGACGTAGTCAAGGAATTGAACACCATAAAGAGAGCATGTGAGGCTCATATGGCTGTCCATGAATTTTGA